The Podospora bellae-mahoneyi strain CBS 112042 chromosome 7, whole genome shotgun sequence genomic sequence ACTGGCAAATCCGGAACGGCGGCATCTTCTCGGCCGGGAAACCGGATGCGGTTGATATCTGATGATAAAACGCTTTCTttctccaactccaacgccCGTTCGACGATTTGCCGCCGCTCCGGGTTTGGCAAATACCGGTGTTGTGTGTTAACGTGCGTCCGAACCGAACCGGGCAATACGGCGTGGTGGCACGACCTGCAAATGACAACCCGCTCCTGGCGTAACAACATGAACGTTTCGTCAAACGCAGGCATTTTGTGACGTATGTGTATGTGATGGCTTGGGGTTTGCATGAGATGcacttttggggggggtggggagggtaAACGGATTGCAATGCTTCTAATGTTTGTGATTCCTCTCTTCCGTGGATTTTCCTCGGGCCTTgatataaatattatatgGAAATCCCTGTTTGTAGTTCACACCCTAGCTGGTTGGCGGGAAACGGGATGGGCGTTTGGCTTGAAGCTTGGCTTTGTTTTTTTCACCCTTTTTtcaccccttttcttttgttttcccCTTGGTGGTGTGGCCCGTGCGTTAACCCCAACTTTCCGCGTTAACCCCATCTCTGCGTACACCGCGAACACGACGTCGGCGGACGATAGAAAAGACGGATTTGGCATTGCAGTAAAAGAACAAACTCTGGGAGCCAGATGGAAGTGCTATGGTGCCAAGACGAGCGAGCACatcgcaggatgcaatgtgctaggagtgatcgggcTCGGAGTCGGACGAGCACTTGAATGAAAGGAAAGATACATATACGAAGGAACTAGATAGCTTGTAGATAGTTCCGGAGTATGAAATCAcagcttgtattcacggcATCTTTGTGCTTACATTGTGTGACGATCCCctgtccagaacctctgaaagggattCCGGTTGAAGGCGAACTTCTAGATAATAGatcggtgcagctaaacagtgcacaacaagatgtctcgaTGTAAACACTCAggataccgtgaatacaagctgtgattgcatactgcggaactatctacaAGCTATCTAGTTCCTCCAT encodes the following:
- a CDS encoding hypothetical protein (EggNog:ENOG503Q15K), which translates into the protein MPAFDETFMLLRQERVVICRSCHHAVLPGSVRTHVNTQHRYLPNPERRQIVERALELEKESVLSSDINRIRFPGREDAAVPDLPVWTDGKKCLLTGSHGAAHAGIFGDRGTASKCIAVTYTDGWTGVRARWEARHRCTQRRRRSVDRWHPLPAIRPDRRVTAVI